CGGGCAGGCAGACGGCACATGACGCGTGGGTTGCGGGCTGGTTTCGGCCGGTCCTACCTGCTGATTTACGTTATCCACAGGAGTTATCCACAGGGCACCATCTCGACCTGGGGACAAGTCGACAACGGAACGCGACTCAGTCGACAAATCTCCGTACAGCGGGCAAGTTCGTCCACAGCCCCTGTGGTCACTCTTCGTCCACCCGTTTCCTTGGGCCAATCCTTTGGGGCGACCCTTTTCCACCCGAAAGTGAGCCTGGGGGTGGTTTGACTCGGGAATTCTTCGGCCGGAGGAGACGATTCGGAATGATCGCTTGCGGCATCCACAGATCTTTCGCACAGCCTGTGGATAACTCTTCGGGGCTGTGGAGCCCTGTGGACAACAGGTCCCTCAAGTCCCGTCCCCCGCAAGGAAATCGAGTCAACCGGACGCCCGGTCGATGACCCGTTCCAGGGAGTGAGACGCCTTTTATTGACACACAGGGCAATTCACTCATAACGCAACGTAAGGATCAGTTCGGACACCGCTCGGAATAGTGAGTCGTGTGCCGTCAGTCCGCACCGGTAGCCTTGGCCGCGTGATTGACCTTCGCCTGCTCCGTGAGGACCCCGACCGTGTGCGTGCGTCGCAGCGCGCCCGTGGAGAGGACGTCGCGCTCGTCGACTCCCTCCTGTCTGCCGACGAGCGGCGCAGGTCGTCCGGCGTCCGCTTCGACGAGCTGCGCGCCGAGCAGAAGGCGCTCGGCAAGCTGATCCCCAAGGCCTCGGGGGACGAGAAGGCCGAGCTGCTGAAGAAGGCGAGCCAGCTCGCCGCCGACGTCAAGGCGGCCGACGCCGAGCGCGACGCCGCCGCCGCCGAGACCCAGGAGCTGCTGCTCCGGCTGGGCAACCTCGTCCACCCCGACGTCCCCGTGGGCGGCGAGGAGGACTTCGTCGAGCTGGAGACGCACGGCACGATCCGCGACTTCGGCGCCGAGGGCTTCGAGCCAAAGGACCACCTGGAGCTCGGCCAGCTGCTCGGCGCGATCGACGTCGAGCGCGGTGCGAAGGTCTCCGGCTCGCGCTTCTACTTCCTGACGGGTGTGGGCGCGCTCCTGGAACTGGCGCTGGTGAACGCGGCGATCGCGCAGGCCACGGCCGCCGGTTTCACACCGATGCTGACCCCGGCGCTGGTCCGCCCGCAGTCGATGGCCGGCACCGGCTTCCTCGGCCAGGCCGCCCAGGACGTCTACCACCTCGCCAACGACGACCTCTACCTGGTCGGCACCTCCGAGGTACCCCTCGCCGCGTACCACATGGACGAGATCATCGACGCCGACCGCCTCCCGCTGCGCTACGCGGGCTTCTCGCCCTGCTTCCGCCGCGAGGCCGGCTCGCACGGCAAGGACACACGGGGCATCTTCCGCGTCCACCAGTTCGACAAGGTCGAGATGTTCTCGTACGTCGCCCCGGAGGACTCGCAGGCCGAGCACCAGCGCCTGCTGGAGTGGGAGAAGCAGTGGCTGACGTCGCTGGAGCTGCCGTTCCGCGTCATCGACGTCGCGACCGGTGACCTGGGCTCCTCGGCCGCCCGCAAGTTCGACTGCGAGGCGTGGATCCCGACCCAGGGCAAGTACCGGGAGCTGACGTCGACCTCGGACTGCACGGAGTTCCAGTCCCGCCGCCTGTCGATCCGCTTCCGTGACGGCAAGCAGGTCAAGCCGCTGGCGACGCTCAACGGCACGCTGTGCGCCGTACCGCGCACGATCGTGGCGATCCTGGAGAACCACCAGCAGGCCGACGGGTCGGTCCACGTGCCCGAGGTGCTGCGCCCCTACCTGGGCGGCCGAGAGGTCCTGGAGCCGGTGGCCAAGTGAGCGCCGGTTTCCCCTATCGGCTCATCGCGACCGACCTCGACGGAACGCTCCTGCGGTCCGACGAGTCGGTCTCCCGGCGCACCCGTGAGGCCCTCGCCGCGGCCACGGAGGCCGGTGCCGCGCACATCGTGGTGACCGGCCGCGCGGTCCCGTGGACACGGCACATCCTCGACGACCTCGGCTACGAGGGCCTCGCGGTCTGCGGCCAGGGGGCGCAGGTGTACGACGCCGGGCAGCACCGTCTGCTGACGTCGGTGACGCTGGACCGGCAGCTGGCCGGGGTGGCCCTGGCGAAGATCGAGGCAGAGGTCGGGCCGCTGTATCTCGCGGCGAGCCGGGACGGGCTGGACGGCGAGGTCCTGGTCGGGCCGGGCTACGCGGTCACGGGGGCGCTGCCGTCGATCCCGTTCACGGAGGCGTCGGATCTGTGGACGGCGCCGCTGAACAAGATCTACATCCAGCACCCTGAGCTGTCGGACGACGAGCTGGCGGAAGCCTCACGGCAGGCCGCGGGGGGATTCGTCACCGTCGCCATGGCCGGCGAGGGCATCGTCGAGTTGCTGCCGCTGGGATTGTCGAAGGCGACGGGGCTGTCGCTGGCCGCGCGCCGCCTGGGTGTGAAGGCCGCGGAAACGATTGCCTTCGGCGACATGCCGAATGACGTGCCGATGTTCGGCTGGGCGTCGTACGGGGTGGCGATGGCCAACGCCCATGCGGAGCTGAAGGCCGTGGCGGATGAGGTGACCGCGTCCAACGAGGAGGACGGGATCGCGGTGGTCCTGGAGCGTCTGCTCGGTTAGCTGACCGCCGTGGGCAGTCGTTCCGCAGGGCGATGGGGTCCCCCCCCCCGCTCGAGCGAAGCCGAGAGTGGAGGAGGGTGGGCACAGCCTGCAGCGCCGGGCGCCTCTCGACGTACTCCGAGCCCTGCACATCGGCCAAGTCACAGTGACAACGTCTCGCGGAGGATGCACGGATCGAACGTGCGCGGGCTTTTCAGGCCCGACCATGGCTTAGCAAGCCAGTGCCTTACCACTCGGCCAATCCTCCGGGAGGGCGGCCCACGCGAGAGCGACATCGCGTGCTCGAAGCGGCCGCCCCGGGCAGCGCCCCGTGCGGAGCGGGTTCGACGGTGGGGTAACTACACCGGAACTCGCCGCGGGCTGCCCTGTCGGGAGCTGTGCGTACTGCCGTGCATGGACATCGCGCAGCTCCTCTCCCAGAACGTGGCGCCGAACTCACCGCCCGGCGTCGTGGACACAACCACTGTGCCCGTACGACGAGTTGGGCGCCACTGAATTTAGAGGCGGCGGTGGGACCGCTACCGGCGCCACCGCCTGCGCCGACGGGACTTGCTGAAGAACCACCCCGCGGGCGGCTCGTCGGAGCGCCACGGCTGGGGCTCGGGCTTCTCCTCGCGCCAACGGGCGGCGAGCATCCGGGCACGGGCGGACGGCTCGGAGGTTTCGGCGGAGCGTATGAAGTCGTCGTCCAGGACCAACTCGTCCCAGGCGTCCCTCGACTCCGGCTGTCCCCCGCCCTGCGTCGACTCTCCTGCCATCCCCGGTGCCTCCCATTCGTGCGTCCCCCGTTGTGCCCAGTGTGCCCCGACAGGGGTGAAGTCCCTGTCAGAAGTCCCTGTCAGAAGTCCCTGTCAATAAGCGGTGCGTCTACTCCTCGCCCGCCAGCGTCAGCGACCGCAGCTTCTGCCCGGCGTACCAGGTGGCGAGTACGGTCACCACGACCAGCAGCACCGTGGCCGTCGTCAGTCCGACGTCCGAGGTCACCATGGATCCGCCGGCGACCTTGTGGGCGACGGCCAGCGACCACTGCTGGACGCTGAGCGTGCGCGCGCCGGAGACCAGGGAGCCGAACAGGGCCTCCCAGACCAGCGCGTAGACGAGTCCGAAGACCACCGCGTGCCGGGACACCGTGCCCAGCAGCAGGAAGAGCGCGGCGTACGCGATGGAGGCGACCAGTGCGGCGACCGTGTAGGCGACGGCGATCTGCTGGCCGTTGCCGTTGAGGATGAAGCCGGCGATCAGGGTCGGCACCGCCGAGAACACCATGGTCACGGCGATCGCGACGATCAGCTTGGTGAAGATGATCGTGGGGCGTTTCACCGGCTTGGACAGCAGATAGACAACGGAGCCGTCGTCGATCTCCGGGCCGATCGCTCCGGTGCCGGCGATGACGCCGATGATCGGCACCATGGTGGCGAGCGCGAGGCCGCCCAGCAGGTCCGCCGCGGTCTGATCGTCCGTGCCGACCAGGACGCGGACGATCACGGAGATCACGATGAGCAGTAGGGGCAGGGCGCCCAGAATGAGGGCCCTGCGACGGCCGAGCAGGGCCCGGTAGGTGAGTCGGGCGACTGTGGGGTCGTACATCTTCGGCCTCCTACGCCGCGACCAGATACGAGAACACGGACTCCAGGGACTCGTCGGACGGCGAGACCGCCAGCAGCCGGATGCCGTGGTCGCGGGCGACCTTGGGCAGCAGCGCGGTGAAGCGGCCGAAGTCGACGGCCTGGATGCGCAACGCGCCTTCCGCCAGGTCGACTTCGATGCCGGACGTCGACGAGTCGGAGATCAGCACGGCCGCGAGCGCGCGGTCGTCGCTGGAGCGCACCAGGTAGCGGTGCGGTCGGTCGGTCATCAGGCGGCGGATCTTGCGGAAGTCGCCGCTGGCCGCGTGCCGTCCGGCGACGACGACCTCGATGTGGCGGGCGAGTTGCTCGACCTCTTCGAGGATGTGGGACGAGAACAGGACCGTGCGGCCCTCGTCGCCCATTTTCCGCAGCAGGTCCATCAGCTGCATGCGCTGACGCGGGTCCATGCCGTTGAAGGGTTCGTCGAGGAGGAGGAGCGAGGGGTTGTGGACCAGGGCGCTGGCCATCTTCACGCGCTGCCGCATGCCCTTGGAGTACGTGGAGATCTTGCGGTCCTGCGCGTACTCCATCTCGACGGTGGCCAGGGCCTTCTGGGCGGCGTTGGCGCCGAGGCCGTGCAATTCGGCGTTGGCGACGACGAATTCGCGGCCGGTGAGGAAGTCGTACATCGCCTCGCGCTCGGGGACGATGCCGATCTGCTTGTAGATCTGCTCGTTGCGCCAGGTCGGCTGGCCGTCGAGGGTGACGGTGCCCGTTGAGGGGGCCAGGAAGCCGGCCATCATGTTGATGAGGGTGGACTTTCCGGCGCCGTTGGGGCCGAGGAGGCCGGTGACGCCGGGGCCGATCGTCATGGTGATGTCGTTGACGGCGACCACGTTGCCGAACCAGCGGGAGACGTGGTCGATGGAGAGCGTGGTCACAGTCCGACCTTTCGGTAGCGGCGCATCAGGAGGCCGTAGCAGGCGGCGATCAGGCCCAGGGTGACGAGGACGTAGACCACGCCCTCGCCATTGGACGGGCCGACGGCACCCGGGAAGGCCGATGAGGCTCCGAGGAACGCCGACTGCACTCCGTCGATGAGCGTGATCGGCGAGAACAGGCCGATCCAGGCGATGGCGTCGGTCGTGCCCTGTGCGTCGGCGATGGCCTGGAGCGTGGAGACGGCGCCGTAGGAGATGGTCAGGACGGCGATCACGGCGGCGATACCGAAGCCGCGGCGCGGGGTGACCGAGGCGATGACGAGGCCGATCCCGGCGAAGAGCAGTGAGAGCAGTGCCACGGCGACGAGTCCCTGGCCGAATCCCTTGGTCTGGTCGGCGAAGTCGAGTTTCGCCAGCAGCGCGCCCACATAGAGCACGATCAGCGGGGCGGCGGTGAGGATGAACATGGCCGAGGCGAGCGCCGCGTACTTGGCGCGTACGTAGTCGGCGGTCTCGATGGGCCGTGAGAAGTACAGCGGTACGGTCTTGAAGCGCAGGTCGCGGGAGACGGACTGGGGTGCCTGCGAGGCGACGTACAGGCTGATGACGGCCTGAAGGAAGATCGCGTATTCCGTGTAGTCGACGGGTAGTTTGCTGGCCTTCGTGGCGACCGCGACGGCGACCATGATGGCCGCGGGCACGCACATCACCACGAACAGCAGCATCGGCAGCACCTTGGACTTCACCGAGCGGCCGAGGCCGTAGGAGCCGCGCAGGGACTGCGAGTAGAGGGAGCGGGTGGCGTAGGAGCGGCCGAGGCGGGGGCCGTCGTAGTTGCGGTAGCCGATGTTGTGGATGCGGGTCTGGTCGCCCGGGGGTGCCGCTACGGGGTGCTCAACTGCCATGGCCGACGGCCTCCTTCCGCTGTGCGTCGGTGTCCTGGGAGGCCTCGTCCGTGAAGACCTCGGAGATGTGGTGCCTGCGCTGTTCCATGCGGACCAGGCCGAGGCCGAGGTCGGCCACCACGTCGCGGACGAGGTCGTAGGTCTCCTCGCCCTGCGCGGTCAGCAGCAGGATGTGACCGGCGCCCGGCAGGCCGCTCGCCGAGTCGAGGAGGTCCACCCCGCGCGCGTGCAGCGCCTCGCGCATCGCGCGGGTGCCGTCCGGGTGTTCGTCGGTGTCGGTGACCTCGACGGCGAGCGTCGTCGTGGTCTGGGTGAAGTCCGTGGTGGAGCTGGAGCGCAGGAGCTTGCCGCCGTCGACCACGACGACGTGGTCGCAGGTGCGCTCCAGTTCGCCCAGCAGGTGCGAGGTGACCAGGACGGAGATGCCGAAGTCGGTGTGGATCCTGCGGATCAGGCCGAGCATCTCGTCGCGGCCGACCGGGTCGAGGCCGTTGGTCGGCTCGTCCAGGAAGACCAGCTGCGGGTCGTGCACCAGGGCCTGGGCCAGCTTCACGCGCTGCTTCATGCCGGTCGAGTAGCCGCCGATGGGGCGGTAGCGCTCCTCGTACAGACCGACATGGCGCAGGGTGTCCGCGGTGCGCTCACGCGCGGCGGCGGGCGGGAGGCCGGACATGCGTGCCATGTGGACGACGAACTCGGTGGCCGAGACGTCCGGCGGCAGACAGTCGTGTTCCGGCATGTAGCCGACTCGCTCGCGGATCGCGGCGCCCTTGGTGGCGACGTCGAGTCCGAGCACTTCGGCACGGCCTTCGGTGGCAGGGGACAGACCCAGCAGGATCTTGATCAGTGTGGACTTGCCGGCTCCATTGGCTCCGACGAGTCCGGTCACACCGGGCCCGACGTCCACGGAGAGCCGGTCAAGCGCGGTCACCCGGGGGAACCGCTTGCTCAGGCTTTCGGTCGCGATCACAGTCACGTCTAAGACGGTAGTGACGCAAACCACTCCGGTCGTCAGACCCGAGAGCCGTCTTGGCGTCCCTCTGGAGTCGTACGGGGCCCTAGGGGTCACCCTGAGGTCGAACAACGCCGGCCGTCTTTTCCACATCGGCGGCGTTGTCCACAGGCGTGGGTGGGCCTATTGACGCAGCCTCCAACAACTGTCACATTCGCCAGTGTCAAGTTACGGACACGTACCGCGGTCAGCGTGGACAGGGTGGGGCGGTGTCGGATGACGACGGCTGTTGCAGATGAACGCGCCGCGGAGCTGCGGAAGTTCCGGACGGTGCAGCGCCTGGCGTACGAGTGCGCGGAGGCGGTCGCGGCCCGGTTGCAGCCGGGGGTGACCGAGCGCGAGGCGGCGCGGATGCAGCGCGAGTGGCTGCGTGAGCGGGGCGTGCGGGACTGGTTCCATCTGCCCTTCGCCTGGTTCGGCGACCGCACGGCGTTCGTGAACTTCCGCATCCCGCTGCAGTTCTTCCCCACCAACCGCCGACTCGAGCCCGGAATGCCGTTCATCCTGGACATGGCCCCGGTCTTCGAGGGCTGCACGGCGGACATCGGCTACTCCGGCTCGCTCGGCCTCAACCCGGTGCAGGACAAGCTGATGGCCGACCTGGAGGCGCACCGTGAGCTGATCCTGCGCGAGGTGCGCGAGCGCCGCCCGCTCAAGGAGATCTACGAGGACGTGGACCGGCTCATGGCCCGCCAGGGCTACGCCAACCGGCACCGCGCCTACCCGTTCGGCGTGATCGCCCACAAGGTGGACCGGGTCAAGGAGCGCCGCTGGTCGCCGCATGTGTTCGGGTTCGGCACGCAGTCCCTGAAGGGCCTGGCGAGCGACGCGCTGCACGGCCACCGCGAGGGCTGGTCGCCGCTGTGGTCGCCGTACCGCTTCTCCGACCACCCGCCGCAGCCGGGGCTGTGGGCGGTCGAACCCCATCTCGGCTTCCGGGGTACGGGCGCGAAGTTCGAGGAGATCCTGGTCGTCACCGACTCCAAGGACCCCGAGCAGAGCGCCTTCTGGCTGGACGACGATCTGCCGCACGTGCGGCGCTGGGCGGAGGACAAGTGACGGTGCTGAAGGGGGCGCGGGAGCGCCGGGTGCGGGTCGGCGGGGTCGAGCTGTGCGTCGCCGAGCTGGGGGACCCGGACCGGCCGACGGTCGTCCTCGTGCACGGCTACCCCGACAGCAAGGAGGTGTGGTCCGAGGTCGCCGCCGGACTCGCCGACCGCTTCCATGTCGTAGCGTACGACGTCCGGGGCCACGGCCGGTCCACGGCACCGCGGCCGCTGCGCGGCGGGTTCACGCTGGAGAAGCTGACGGACGACTTCCTGGCGGTCGTGGACGCGGTCAGCCCGGACCGGCCGGTGCATCTGGTGGGGCACGACTGGGGCTCGGTGCAGTCCTGGGAGTTCGTCACCGTCCAGCGCACCGAGGGGCGGATCGCGTCCTTCACCTCGGTGTCCGGGCCGTCCCTGGACCACTTCGGGCACTGGATCCACGCGCGCGTGAAGCGCCCCACCCCGCGCCGGGTCGGCCAGCTGCTGGGCCAGGGCGCCAAGTCCTGGTACGTGTATCTGCTGCACACGCCGGTCCTGCCCGAACTGGCCTGGCGCGGCCCCCTCGGCAAGAGCTGGCCGCGGATCCTGGAGCGCGTGGAGCGCGTACCCGGCGACGGCTACCCGACCTCCTCGCTCCCCAGGGACGCGGCCCACGGGGCATGGCTGTACCGGGACAACGTACGGCCGAGGCTGCGCAGGCCCCGCACGGACGCCTACGCGCACGCGCCCGTGCAGCTCATCACGCCCCTGGGCGACGCGTTCCTGTCGGAGAAGCTGTACGACGGACTGGAGGAGTGGGTTCCGCAGTTGACCCGCCGTACGCTCCCCGCGAAGCACTGGGTCCCGCGTTCCCGGCCCGACCAACTGACGGCGTGGGTCTCCGAGTTCGTGACCGCCGTCGAGGGCGGCAGACCGCAGATGAGCGCCACGGGCAGGCACGCGGACCGGTTCGGCGGGCAGCTCGTCCTGGTCACCGGCGCGGGCAGCGGCATCGGGCGGGCCACGGCGTTCGCGTTCGCCGAGGCGGGCGCGCGCGTGGTGTCCGTCGACCGGGACGCGGAGGCCGCGGCGCGCACCGCCGAGCTGTCCCGGCTGGTCGGCGCCCCCGAGGCGTGGGCGGAGACCGTCGACGTCTGTGACGAGCAGGCCATGGAGAAGCTCGCCGAGAAGGTCGCCGCCGAGTACGGCGTGGTGGACGTGCTGGTGAACAACGCCGGGATCGGCCTGTCCGGCTCCTTCCTGGACACCACCCCGGAGGACTGGAAGAAGGTCCTCGACGTCAACCTGTGGGGCGTGATCCACGGCTGCCGCCTGTTCGGGAAGCAGATGGCCGAGCGTGGACAGGGCGGCCACATCGTCAACACCGCGTCAGCGGCGGCGTACCAGCCCTCCAAGGCGCTGCCCGCGTACAGCACCTCCAAGGCGGCCGTGCTGATGCTGAGCGAGTGCCTGCGCGCGGAGCTGGCCGGACAGGGCATCGGCGTGACGGCGATATGCCCCGGCTTCATCAACACCAACATCACCTCCACCGCACGCTTCGCCGGGGTCGACGCCGCCGAGGAGAAGCGGCGCCAGAAGAAGTCCGCCCGTCTGTACGGGCTGCGGAACTACCCGCCGGAGAAGGTCGCCGACGCGATCCTGCGGGCGGTGGTGAAGAACCTGGCCGTCGTCCCGGTGACACCCGAGGCGCGCGGCGCGCACCTCATGTCCCGGTTCACGCCCCGCGCGCTGCGGGCCGTCGCCCGGCTGGAGCCACCGCTATGAGCGATCACCGGTACGCCATCACCCCACGCCGCGTGTCCTTCGACTGGACCCGCACACCACTGCACTGGATCCCCGGCGAGCCGACCGCGACCCACGTCATCAACGTGCTGCATCTGCTGCTGCCGGCGGGGGAGCGGTGGTTCGTGAAGGTCTTCAAGGAGGGCCTGCCGCTGGTGCGGGATCCCGAACTCCTGGCGGACGTCAAGGGGTTCATGGGGCAGGAGGCCACACACAGCGTGCAGCACTCGCATGTGCTCGACCACCTCAAGGCACAGCAGCTGGACACGGCGGAGTTCACCAAGTACGTCGACTTCCTCTTCGAGCGGCTGCTCGGCGAGCGCCCACCGCTCGGCGCACCCATACCGCAGCCGGAGTGGCTGCGCTGGCGGCTGGCCGTCGTCGCGGCGATCGAGCAGTTCACGGCGGTACTCGGCGACTGGGTGCTGGCCGCCGACGCCCTGGACCGGGCCGACGCCGACGAGGTCATGCTCGATCTGCTGCGCTGGCACGGCGCTGAGGAGGTCGAGCACCGAGCGGTCGCCTTCGACATGTACCAGCACTGCGGCGGCCCCGGTTCACCCCGCTACGCCCGCCGCCTCGCCGCGATGGCCGTCACCGCGCCGGTGATGCTCTACCTGTGGGTATGGGGCACGGCGTACCTGATACGTCACGATCCACAGCTCGCCGGCCGCCTGCGCTACTCCCTCGCCGAACACAACACGGCGGTCCGCAAGGGTCTGTTGCCTGCGTGGCGGGAGCTGGGTGCCGCGATCCCCCGCTACTTCAAGCGGTCGTACCACCCCTCGCAGGAAGGGTCGCTGAGCCGGGCGGTCGAGTATCTGCGGAGGTCACCGGCGGCGAGGGCGGCGGCATGAGCAAGGAGGGCGCCGGAGCCCGGGGGCCTGGCGCCGCAGCCGGGGCGGGGACCGCGCCCGCCTACCGGATCGAGGACCTCGCGCACCTCAGTGGCGCCACGGTCCGCACCATCCGTGCCTACCAGGACCGCGGCCTGCTCCCCCGCCCCGAGCGCCGTGGCCGGGCGAACGTGTACGGCGACGCGCATCTGGCCCGTCTGCGCCAGATCGCCGATCTCCTGGACCGCGGTTACACCCTGGCCTCCATCAAGGAGCTCCTGGAGGCCTGGGACGCCGGGCGGGGCCTCGGCGGCGTGCTCGGGCTGGTCGCCGAGGTCGACGGTCCGTGGACCGACGAGGAGGCGGTACGGATCTCTCGCGCCGAGCTGGACGAGCGGTTCGGCGGCTCCCCCGACGACGCGGCGGTCGCCGACGCGGTCGAACTCGGTGTGCTGGAGCCGGTGCCGGGCGACGGCGACTCGTTCCTCGTGCCCAGCCCTCAAGAACTCGCCGTGGCCGTCGAGTTGTACGCGGCCGGGGTCCCCCTGTCCGCGATCTCGGGACATCTGCGGGAGTTGAGGGGCCAGGTCGAGCACATCGCGGCCCGTTTCCTGGAGTTCACCACAGAGCACGTCTTCGCCCGCTACCTGGACGGACCGCACCGTCCGACCGACGCGGACGCCGCCGAGGCGGCCTCGCTCGTACGGCGTCTGCGACCCCTCGCCCGCCAGTCCGTGGACGCCGAACTCGCCCGCGCGATGCGCCTGTTCGCGGTGCGGCACCTGCGGCAGCACCTCGGCACGGGCGAGGCTCCGCAAGTGAGCGAGGAGTCACGGTCCGTGACGATTCCGGCGGGGACGATGCGAGCCGTGGAGAAGCTCGTTGGTCCGGGGAAGGCAGCCGAGTTCATCGCCCTGGCCGCCGAACGCGAGGTGCGAGCCCGCGCCTTGGACGATCTTGCCGCAAGTAGGGCCACACCAGTTGATCTTGACGAAACCCCTTGAATCGACGGCTCGTTGTCCACAGAGTCGCCAAATCCCCTGTGGATAACTTGACTTGGTTGTGGATCAAACATCCGGAGTCAACTCATTCGCGTGATCCACGTCTCTCGCGGCACCCTGAAGGCATGGACGAAAGACGCACCGTGAAGGTGTCGAAGTACCTCTCCAAGCATCTGCGCCATCAGCCTGAGCGGATGGGGCTCGTGCTCGACGAGGGCGGCTGGGTCGAGATCGAGACGCTGATGGCCGCGGCAGCCGCGCACGGCTTCCCTTTCACGCGGGACGAACTGGACCAAGTGGTCGCCGCCAACGACAAGAAACGCTTCGCGATCGAAGGCTCGCGGATCCGCGCCAGCCAGGGACACAGCGTCGAGGTCGACCTCGGACTGTCCCCGGCCACCCCGCCGCCGTACCTCTACCACGGGACCGTGGCCCGGAACCTGGACGCGATCC
This genomic window from Streptomyces sp. DG2A-72 contains:
- a CDS encoding RNA 2'-phosphotransferase; the encoded protein is MDERRTVKVSKYLSKHLRHQPERMGLVLDEGGWVEIETLMAAAAAHGFPFTRDELDQVVAANDKKRFAIEGSRIRASQGHSVEVDLGLSPATPPPYLYHGTVARNLDAIRTEGLHPMNRHDVHLSADRETATRVGARRGRPVVLSVDAGAMHRDGHVFQVSANGVWLTKAVPPKYLRFPERH
- a CDS encoding MerR family transcriptional regulator, producing MSKEGAGARGPGAAAGAGTAPAYRIEDLAHLSGATVRTIRAYQDRGLLPRPERRGRANVYGDAHLARLRQIADLLDRGYTLASIKELLEAWDAGRGLGGVLGLVAEVDGPWTDEEAVRISRAELDERFGGSPDDAAVADAVELGVLEPVPGDGDSFLVPSPQELAVAVELYAAGVPLSAISGHLRELRGQVEHIAARFLEFTTEHVFARYLDGPHRPTDADAAEAASLVRRLRPLARQSVDAELARAMRLFAVRHLRQHLGTGEAPQVSEESRSVTIPAGTMRAVEKLVGPGKAAEFIALAAEREVRARALDDLAASRATPVDLDETP